Sequence from the Neisseria subflava genome:
TAGCGTTGCGCGTCGGCGTAATTGAACAGACGGGCTTGCAGCATTTTGTCGGGGCTGGCGCCGATACCGGGCACGAGGTTACTCGGGGCGAAGGCGGATTGTTCCACATCGGCGAAGAAGTTTTCGGGATTGCGGTTCAACTCGAATTCGCCCACTTCAATCAGCGGATAGTCTTTTTTCGGCCAAACTTTGGTCAGGTCGAAGGGATGGTAAGGTACTTTTTCCGCATCAGCCTCAGGCATAACTTGGATGTACATCGTCCATTTCGGAAACTCGCCGCGTTCGATGGCTTCGTACAAGTCGCGCTGGTGGCTTTCGCGGTCGTCTCCGATGATTTTTGCGGCTTCTTCGTTAGTCAGGTTTTTAATCCCTTGCTGGCTGCGGAAATGGAATTTCACCCAAAAACGCTCGCCCGCTTCGTTCCAGAAGCTGTAAGTATGCGAACCAAAGCCGTGCATATGGCGGTAGCTGGCGGGGATGCCGCGGTCGCTCATGACGATGGTGACTTGGTGCAGGGCTTCGGGCAGCAGCGTCCAGAAGTCCCAGTTGTTTGTGGCAGAACGCATATTGGTACGCGGGTCGCGTTTGACGGCTTTATTTAGGTCGGGGAATTTACGCGGGTCGCGCAGGAAGAACACGGGCGTGTTGTTGCCGACCATATCCCAGTTGCCTTCTTCGGTATAGAACTTCAATGCAAAGCCACGGATGTCGCGTTCCGCATCTGCTGCGCCGCGCTCGCCTGCCACGGTGGTGAAACGGGCGAACATCT
This genomic interval carries:
- the katA gene encoding catalase KatA; this translates as MSISKCPVTHLTMNNGAPVADNQNSLTAGPRGPLLAQDLWLNEKLADFVREVIPERRMHAKGSGAFGTFTVTHDITKYTRAKIFSEVGKQTEMFARFTTVAGERGAADAERDIRGFALKFYTEEGNWDMVGNNTPVFFLRDPRKFPDLNKAVKRDPRTNMRSATNNWDFWTLLPEALHQVTIVMSDRGIPASYRHMHGFGSHTYSFWNEAGERFWVKFHFRSQQGIKNLTNEEAAKIIGDDRESHQRDLYEAIERGEFPKWTMYIQVMPEADAEKVPYHPFDLTKVWPKKDYPLIEVGEFELNRNPENFFADVEQSAFAPSNLVPGIGASPDKMLQARLFNYADAQRYRLGVNFRQIPVNRPRCPVHSNQRDGQGRADGNYGSLPHYEPNSFGQWQQQPDFAEPPLKINGDAAHWDYRQDDDDYFSQPRALFNLMNNAQKQALFDNTAAAMGDAPDFIKYRHIRNCYRCDPAYGEGVAKALGLTVEDAQAARANDPALGQPGLL